The genome window TTAGACAGAAAAAGTCAACCATACTCTGTAGATGCAGCTCCCCTGTTACCCGAACTGAAATTATCAATGTAACGGACACATCGCTGCTCCAAAGGAACAGTTGTTCCCCCAGAAGTCACACAAACAACCCTAATAGGTTTCCCACTTTCTGAAAGAtaccaaaagaaaaagagaaacccCAAAATTTAGAAAATTCCAGTTTAACACATACTCAAGAaccaaaaagaaaacaagaacacCAAAGGAAAAGCAATTTTTTATCATAACGAAGATAGATATGATAAGAACATGATCATTTGCCTGATGATATAGAAATCTTAGTGATGAAGTCTTCTAACTTCTGAGAAATTTGATCACGATCTTTGAGAGGTGGAGCTGAGTTGAAGAAGGATTCCACACCAGATTCCTGAGGAGTTTCCGTTCCACTTTTCGAATCCATTAGTCTAGGTCAAAGAGAAACTATTTCCAATTTGAATTGATATATGAGTGACCATCAATTTCTGAATAAACAAAGCAAAAGCACCACCATACTTAAACCAAAATAGTTAGTTTGAAAAAGGAAATGGAAGCTAAAAATACTTTGACCAAAGGGTCAGAAAAATAGGTAGCCCACTATGACCGTAGCAACAACTTCATGTGGTATGTCTGAAACAATTCAACAGGACCGTGGCCGAGAATTATAAGCACAATCTCGTTTTTGTTCTTCCTCATCTTCTATTAGTTCATATACAAAATTGGAAGAACAGCCGCTCAAGATACATAGGTGCTGATGATATTGGATTAAATCAGGTCTGCACATACTTCCTAGACCCAATCTGATAAGTACCGGAAGAGCTCATTCAACCGAGAATTACATTGGATTAAATCGGTTCTGCTTCCCATCTACCAATACTTGATCCAATATGGACAGGAAAACTGCATCCCACCAACCTCACTGGTAGAAGGCAACAACAAGAATGCCATGCATGGGACCAAACCAAGATCCAACGAAACCAAGGAGAATACATCAGTACAAGGTTAAATCTTCCTGAAAATAAGATGTTCGGAACAACTCAGATGTATCCAAAAATGGGCAGTCAACACACGTCTCCCAATTCTAAGCATAAAAACAAGAAGaaatgaaaacaaataaaagatttttttaacaATCCGAGATAATCAAAGATTCATTTCAGAAGGAAGAACAAAGAAGACAAAATCAGATGCAAGTCCAAGATTTAGCCAAATTCTTTTTCTGATTTATTTCCAAATAAGCTGTCTTTTCCAAGATTTTGACCATAATCAGTGTAGCAGCAGCACAGAAAGAGGCCAAGAACCAAAAATAAATCGAAAACCGACAGTAAATCGTCAGAAAGAAAAGCCCTAAGGGTGCCTATGCCATTAGAAGGGGAGACGAGAAGGAACCCCACTTACCCTCTTCCAATAAGACCCGACTCAAAAATGAAGGTCATTGCCGGTTGCTTGAAAAGCGACCATTTTGGTGACCAAATCGCACGCTACCAACTGGTCCAATTCTACCAAAAAGCCAACTAAAATCCCAAATAAAACAAATATATGAAATGTATTTCATATTTTGTTTGGATCAAGATCGATCGGACCACATATTTCATAAAAAATGCTAAACATacgaatatatattaaaaaataaactttCAGAGTCATGATTTTAACAAAATACAGCATATGTAACTAATGATTTGATTTCAAGATCTCAaggtttttcttatttttgtCAATCGTTAACATTCTAAATgacagaaacatctctcgataaaagaCTCTAAAGAGGAGAAGAGAGCTTATCTTAACaggaacaagaatcaaaaaagaaaaaggcaatCTTTTATTGTAATCGGCCAGTCTCATTAAGAACAAGATCATTTGCCCGACGATCTAAAACATCCTCATTTAACTTCCGAGGAATCTGATCTGATTACAGCTTGTGAGAGGTGTAGCCAAGGGTTCCACATCGGATTCCTCTCCTGGACTTTCTAATCCATTTTCCAAATTGATTACTCCTGCTTAAAAAAAGCTGTCTTTTTCTGAATCCGTTAATGAGTCGCCATCAATTCCTATATTCCAACCAAAAAATCGACAAACTGAAAAACCGCATAAAATAATCTCCAATACAGAGGTGAGAAAAACAGAGAATCCCAGACGCCAACAAAGCGGGGAAAAAATAAATCACCAACAACATCGTGCTGAAGGAGAAACAATTACAGGGAACCCGATGATCATAGCGAGAACCTGAATGATCGAAGGCTTTACGAAGAAATTATCAAGAAAATGATCATACTAAGCGTCCAGAAATGTCTGAAACTATTCAAAGGGCTGAAGGAGCAGGGGCCAAGGATCACAGGCAAGACACAGCCTTTAttcttcctcttccctcttcttcctGCAAAGGTAAATAGATGGATGAAGGCTCAAAAGTGGAGACTCAGTTGGGAGATAAATCAACACGAGGAAGAACAGCCGCCGATGGGGGTGTGGAGTATGGAGGCGTCGAGGACATAAGATCGGGTCGGGTCTGTACCACCTACCAGACCCGATCCGATACTGGCCGTATGACCACAGATCAGATCGGATCGGATCAAAGTTCCAAAGCTAAAACTCCAAGAAGCTAAGCAACATCAATAGTAGTATGTCTTTGGTTCGGAACTCCACAAAACCAAAGATCCAACGATGATGTTGACACTCTAAGATGAAGGACGAGGCAATTAAGGGGATCAATGTTAAAAGAATGGCATCAACGACGAGGAAAGGAGGGGATCAAAGATAAATGCGGCAACCATTCATGTAATCTATCACCTTAGAAAACAATATCACCGGCGCTGAGTATTCTTCTTCAGCGGATGAAAGAAAACTTTTGGATGGAGATAAGGTGCGgaaagcggaggaggaggaggaggtgggagATTCTAATAGAGTTCTCAGAAGATATGAACAGATAACAGTAATAATCTTAGCCGTGCAAACAGATTTAAGGAAGTAGCAGTGTGATTCTAACAGGTAGGTCTCTATGCTGCTGCAGAGCCAAGACAGGTCTGCAGGCTTCAGATCTTTCTAATCGAGAGAGGCGGTTGGGACCCACACTTACTTTGTGGCTAATCGGAGTGCGTTATCTTTATCGTTTGATTGGCATCGGACGGCCAAAAAACAAAAATACTATCACTGAAAAACTAAAATTTTTGGGGATTGAACCCGACGTGAATCGAACACGCAACCTTCTGATCTGGAGTCAGACGCGCTACCATTGCGCCACGGATCCACTTCGCTAATATATGTATCGTAAACTATATTTATTCCAATGCTGTAAATTACATCCTGCATCTTGTTCCTTTTATGGCTGTAAATTACATCCTGCATCAAGTTTTTATTTCTTTCTGCAATTCTTTGCCGACTGCGGCTTGGCTTTCCGAGTGTTTCCTCGATTTGAGTTGCCTCAATTATGTCTATAAGGTGCTCGAGGTTCTACTTCCTTTTTTTAGCTGGTTGGTCATTAGCTCcgttacctggtctttagatctgTAAACTCTTCATGGATGTGCCAGACTTGCTCTGTGTTTGGCCTCTCATGCGTCTTCTCACCAGTAGGTCACGAAACGTGTCCGGTAAACAAATCGAAAGCTCCTCTGTCGTCATTTAATTCATAGTATGTAGTCAGATGATCCTTTTATGGTATGACCTTGTTCAGATAGGTGGCACTATCGGTGCAGGAACCTGCAAGCTCCAGAAACAGAATGCATCCTGAGCTTGAGGTTGCTTGCACACTTCATTCAATGCCCATCTTGACACACCTATGTGCTCCTATCAGTTTTAGTTTCTTAATGGACACCAATTGTTGGACTATCTTGTGAAAAAGATTGTACAAGAGGTTCTTTTTCTCAGATCTTTTGTTACGTAGAGAACTTTGGcctgagtctctctctctctctctctctctctctctctctctctccaccataTACATGGCTCTCCAAATTTGTATACTAATGTGGAAAAGATAAAACGTATTATTTGACCTTGAACCTTTTGAGCGAATGATAGCTGGTACATTAGTGGACACATTAAATTATGGATATATTTTGATGTGTATTGTTTTTCCGGATATAACATATAATTTTCACTAGTCTCTTATAGTTTCAACTTCTCTGGGTACATAAGGTGAGTGAAGGTTACCCTTGAGCCAAACCGAGGACAAGGATGAAGCCACAAGATATGAGCTTCACATAAATCCGGTGCCATGTTCTCTTGATGCATGTAGATCAACACACAAAAGCCGTACATCTATTGCAGACACATTGGTATAGTGCAGGACAACATGCAGATTGTTTGGAGACAAAACTTCAATGATAAAGAAAGGGGTGATATAACAGTTGCCCCTCGTTGCTTTAACCTTCTAGTACAGAATGTAACAGAGAGGAGACAGGAATATTGTGTGATCACAACATGAAGAGAGACTGAAGTTGATTTCTAATGTCTCAGATGAATGAATGTGTGATCTTCTCGGGGAACCAACAAACAACTGACTTGCTCTGGGGCTGTCTATTGCCCAAAGCAGGTATCACAGAGATTTGATATGATTATTGAATGTCTCAATTGGAAGGTTTGGCTTTATATTACATCTTATGGCCATCAAACAAAAGATAATATGGACACTGCATCATGAACGTAGGAAATGATAGTTGAGGAGGGTTTAAGCAACACTTTATCCCTCCAAGACCAGCAGCATCTCTAGCTTTTTCCTTTACTTCCTTTTCTCAGCACCAAGAGAGAGGAGATCGAGACTCCGAAGAAGGGATTCACTATGGGTTCCTCTAACTGCAGCTCTGGAGATGGATGATGACCTAGAATCTACCACAGGCTGcttaactctttgaccactggctGGCTGGCTGCTGCTGGATAAAATTCTGCTTGTTCTGCTAGGCCGAGGCTCACTATGTTCGGTAGAGCCTTGCCTGCTGCTTGACAAGACAGCTCTCTTTGATGTACTCCCATGGTGAGATGTCGGACGGCTGTTATCTGAATCAACCTaaaattacaagaaaaaacaCTGTTATGGCAGCCGACATGTCAGCTTACAGTAGAACTACAAGGGAGATGGCTATTACAACTTTCTTGCAACATTGAAGGTTCCCCTCAGAAATAAACAGGGAGAGAGAATTACAGTTTTGTTGGATGATATAAGTGCATTGTCAGGACTTTTGTGCTTGGAATGGTCACCATGATGGCCAGAACCTGATGCATTTCTCCTGGCAAATGCTTCAACTGCACCTGAGAATCTATCGCGAATCTCTGGCCCAACCAATTAAGACCATAAATAATTGAGCAGGGCAGACTATGTTTATGCTTACATTTGACCTTCAGAACAGAAACAGACCTGAAGTTCTTTCTGACCTACCAAAAGACGGACCAATAGCTCCACTTATTCTATCACTCGATTGCTGCAGGAGAACACAAATTGGAATATGGAGACAGTGAAAATGATGAAAGAGAATTACAGCATTATGGGTTCTTGAATGCATACTCGTACTCGAGGATTagcaacaatttgaggatacttcaATATGGTCCAGTCAAAAACATAGTCAAACTGATACCCTGTGAATAACACATTGAGAGGTGGATTAGGTGGATAAGACTTGAAGTGGCTGAAAGCTTAAACCAGATGCTTAGTAAAAATTTAACTAAAAATATACATGTGTAAAAATGGCCAGAAAATATAATATTGGATCTACCTTCTCGAATAAATAGGTCACGGAAAAGTCTCTTCAAGTATGAATAATCTGGCTTGTCCTCAAATCGCAATGATCGACAGTAAtggaagtatgatacaaattctgATGGATATGACTTGCAAAGTGCCTGATTCACAAAAAAAGATGGTCCAAAAGTTTTCTCATTCGTATTCCTTATTGTGCGAATAAAATATAGAAGATGCTGGATAATCAAGTTCTTCATCAAACAGATAAAAAGAAGATTCCGAGTTACCTCTACAGGAGTAAGCATTTTCTTTTCACTAATTCTATCATACTTCTGCTTTTTATTGCCAGCTTTAAGCCCTTGCCAAGGAAGGCTGAGGCAAAGAATGACCATCAGACATATTATGTTAAGTGTCATCAAATTCTATAAATGAAAGTAACTGACAGCACAACAAATTGATGCTAACCTTCCTCTTAAAAAATACATAAGAACATAGCCAAGAGATTCTAAATCATCTCGTCGGCTTTGCTCTGCATGTAGAAATGAAAATGTCAATATGAGTTAGCACAAGATGTATGATATGTGAAATTAGGTGGAAGAAACTCACCAACCCCAAGATGTGTATTAACACTTGCATAACGTGCTGTTCCCGTTAGGTTCTTATTCTCCCTGTAAAGATCATAACATCTTACATAATTAATAAGCAATAACCAATTGCTAAAGAACATTACATGTGTCCATAAAGATATGGAACGCAAGGACTCAAAAACTCAACTCCTGAATATGCATAAGAATCCCATTTTAGAAGTTGTAAATGATATCGAACACATTTGGCAGaagaaaacaagaaataaaacaaGGGCAAGATAGAGAGAACCAAATTAACCACCTTAGCAAATTGGTTATAGAAAGATAGAAACGTCAAAGGTCTGAACTTTGAAGAACTACTCTGCCTTTAAAATATTCTGTCAATTTAATTATTAATAGCCAAAATTTTCTCTGTGTTATGCTTTCCAACTTCTATTGTCTCCTACAGCATATTGTTTCCTTCCAAAATTAAATTCCATACAAAATGCAGATCCAAATTCATCACTGACTCTTGACTTAAATAATTCAGCAGTCCCATATTCATGACTCATCAGCACTTCATTCTTGTTCACAGTATTTACTTAAGATCAGTAACAAACTTAGAAGAATTTAAActaatcttaattactctctttcCAATTTTCCCTTTTATCTTTCCTTTATGGGTTTGCATCTTGAGGTTAAAAACTGAATGATAAGAGAGATGCATATTTTAGATCATATAAAATCCTTTTCATTTCATGAGTAAGTGGTAACAAAAAGATCAATtacgaaagggaaaaaaaatagttttcaaGGTTCTCTTATTTAAAATGCTATCCTGAAATTAGCCTTATTTTCACTACAGCAACAGTTAATTAAAAAACTACCATAAGTAGGCATGAGTTCTTTGCAGGCTGGTAAAGCTTTTATATTAACATGTCAGGACTAAGATATAATTACCTGTACGGTATGTGCTTATGAGTTTGAAGATCCCTATATTTCTTTGCAAGGCCATAGTCAATGATATAAACCTGAGAGTAAATAACAAATGTCAAACAAGAAAACAGAATGAAGAAGACAAAGAACACAGCATAAAACGCTGGGAGTACATGACTAAAGCCATTATTTCATAATCTGGTTTCTCAATCTCTACATAAATGATTGATGTGGTTGCTGTAATTTCAACTTGAGACAAACTAAAACAGATCCCTGCACCTCTATACTATTGCCACACTGGCATTAAAAGATCCCTGATAATGCCCCCATGCCAAAGTCCAAATACCCACTACTCAGACCTTTTGTGTTGTTGTTGACCAAAGCCTTGCCAGACTGTGATCAGTTTTAGGAACAACCAATAGCCTGAAATATCAGATACTATAAACATAATCTGCCTTATAGCGAAGCTATATATAAGCATAGCACCTAACAAACATAACCAACTACAGCATCGACTATGGATGCTTATTGGAATAATGATCTCCACTATATCGCAGTTCCTTTTTCTCTATCCATTAGTAGATGCAAGAGAATAAATGTCTGGGAATCAAGCCTGTTGGTTGGAAATGATATAGGACCTCTCCGATTCACAGTGGATCACTAGAACAAGGTGAGAAGAAAGGAATTGCTGTTGAGCAATACACTAAGGGATACAATCCTATGGAGGATGATGCTACTGAGCATCTGTGTTCATCATCAAATCCATCATCATCATTTTGCCAACCATCACAGACCCAACCCCTGGACTCCGATGAAAAAACAACCAACCAAAGATTAGTAATAAATGTGCTCATCAGGAACATCCAGGTTGCAGCAAATTAGGACACAGATCAATGGAATATGCtaaagattttttaaataaaacaaATTATATATGCTAAATAAGTGCTTCGTCATTCAGATACCTAAAACTAAAGAACTATTCACTCCAAGTGAGTTGTTAAGAAAATCTTTACCTGTGTGTTCTGACTGTATACCTGGTTAGGGAAGTACTAGATATAAATAATCAAGTGAATGGTTAAATGCCATATAAGATGATGGTACAACTACAATCTGTACAGTAATTGGAGATTGTTTTCCTCGATCTTCATAACTTGCCTAATATCAAGTTGGATTGTATGGTATAACTGACATTCCATATTTTTGTATGCACCATATTGAGCATAGTGAGGAAACCACTGGTCAATCAATTGCCAATATCTTTGGTAAAAATGTTCTATCCTAACCTTCAGAAGCGTGTAATATAACTTTTAGGTAAGCACAAGTTGCATTGCCATATTGCATGAACAAATTCAACACCtaacaagaaaataaaacatcataGTATGATTTGAAGTCCAAAAGAACTATCATCACATATTCCTAGAACTAAGCCATCAATCTATCAGTCTGAAGGGCAATTAGTAACTGAAGTTTCCAGTAATTCAATAACACACCTGATTTGCTTTACGACCAAGGCCCATAAGAAAGTTATCTGGCTTTATATCACGGTGCAGAAACCCCTTTGAGTGCATATACTCAACTCGGTTAATCTTTAACAAGATAAAAAACACAGGTATTATGGCATTGCTAGAAAGTCCCATAAGAAAAGTATAAAAAATTAGACGTTAGAAAGGTTAGAGCTACAGCAGACAGGTAACAACGTGGTGCACATACTAATTGATCAGCAAGCATTAGCACTGATTTCAGTGAAAACCTCCGGTTACAGTAGTTGAACAAGTCTTCAAGGCTAGGCCCAAGAAGATCAATGACCATGACATTGTATTCTCCTTCCACACCAAACCACTTTAGATGGGGAATTCCAGCTTGattaaaacacaaaaataaaatcatcaatggcATTGTCCAATCAAACAAGATGAATCATAATTATAGATTAACAACTTACTTCCTCCTTGGAGATGAATATACAACTTTGACTCATAATGAAGTTGAGGATGCTTTGCCTTCACAGACTCCTGCCAATATTAAAGCATAAATGGTAAATTTTCAGATCTCATGTGCTATTAAATAGAATAGCAAAAGTAGATTGCTATAAAGACAAAACTAAAGTACAAGACTATGATCAAGATCATCAGAATCACAAATGAATACAGTACTGAAGCAAACTAGAAAATTTTAATGTACTTTCAGAAACAAAACAGAGTGGTCGGTGCAAGTTTAAAAACTTCCTAAAAGCTAAACCTGCAAACACATATTACACACCAAGGAACAAAATTCACATTAAACTGATCTCCATTGATTACTGAACAAGCAACCATTTCACTCATTAGATTTTTGGAGATGGGACCTAATACGTAACATCCAAGATCAATGGGCTTAATATCATGGAGGATGTAAAAGTTTCAAATATTATGCAACAATGTATACGTTTGTTGCAGGCATTGTGCCACCTTCACACCTTAATTTAATAGACTGTAACATGGTTTCAACTGGTAAACTTGCCAATGTAAACCTAGGGTAGAAGTCATACGTGGAAACCTTTGTAACTTCTCACATAAAAAAATTAGTGTTATCATCGATTCAAattcaagttaaaaaaaaaaaatagccaCATATGTctagatttaaaattttgaatgttTTGAATTCAAGCTAAGCAATGATACATACAAGCTTTACCGCCACTTCCTCTCCGCTTTGTATGTTGACACCTGAATCAAATAAACCAAGAAATATGGGGTGAGCATAAGTAGAAGGCAAGGCATGAAAGGAATTTATAAATGATGCACACATATCCAAGAAAATAACATACCGAGATAAAGCTCTCCAAAAGAACCACTACCAATCTTTTTGCCAAGCTTAAATTTTCCGGCCACCAAGTGCTCCATAGTTGAAGATCCAAGCCAAATTGACCCAGAATAATAAACTCAGAAAAGAATTCTCCTAATCACTGAAGTTATAAAAGAAAATCCTCCTTCTCTTTCCGGAAATCGCCAGTAATCCCCCTACAACTCACCTCCGCGACGAAATACAACCAGAACTATCTAATCCGCCAATCTAAACACCCCAGAATTCGTTATTCCAGGTCCCAAAAACCTACATTACAAGGAATCCGAGTCATCGGGTACCAAATCCTCTAACCAAAGGATCCAACCAAAAAAGCACTATTCCCTACAGCCCACCAAATCGATGCAAATATCCAATCGCCCACAACTCCGATTGAAAACAATCAAATCACCAGCCTTCGACCACCAAATAGGAATCCTAGAAGATCTCACCGACACGAGAGATCCAAGCACCGGTTCTCACGATCGGCGGCCGGCGATTCCAGCAAACGAATGGGCGGATCGAAGATCTGGAGGTAAAAAAAAAATCGCCCAAATCTCCAAGCAAATCCGTCCCGACGGAGAGCGAACGGGAAGCGAGCGGTACCGATCTCGATAAAGCCGGCGACACAACAGtatctatttatttatgataaaaaaagagTTTGTTGCTATTATTTCG of Musa acuminata AAA Group cultivar baxijiao chromosome BXJ1-7, Cavendish_Baxijiao_AAA, whole genome shotgun sequence contains these proteins:
- the LOC135679181 gene encoding casein kinase 1-like isoform X1, whose protein sequence is MEHLVAGKFKLGKKIGSGSFGELYLGVNIQSGEEVAVKLESVKAKHPQLHYESKLYIHLQGGTGIPHLKWFGVEGEYNVMVIDLLGPSLEDLFNYCNRRFSLKSVLMLADQLINRVEYMHSKGFLHRDIKPDNFLMGLGRKANQVYIIDYGLAKKYRDLQTHKHIPYRENKNLTGTARYASVNTHLGVEQSRRDDLESLGYVLMYFLRGSLPWQGLKAGNKKQKYDRISEKKMLTPVEALCKSYPSEFVSYFHYCRSLRFEDKPDYSYLKRLFRDLFIREGYQFDYVFDWTILKYPQIVANPRVRQSSDRISGAIGPSFGRSERTSEIRDRFSGAVEAFARRNASGSGHHGDHSKHKSPDNALISSNKTVDSDNSRPTSHHGSTSKRAVLSSSRQGSTEHSEPRPSRTSRILSSSSQPASGQRVKQPVVDSRSSSISRAAVRGTHSESLLRSLDLLSLGAEKRK
- the LOC135679181 gene encoding casein kinase 1-like isoform X2, which translates into the protein MEHLVAGKFKLGKKIGSGSFGELYLGVNIQSGEEVAVKLESVKAKHPQLHYESKLYIHLQGGTGIPHLKWFGVEGEYNVMVIDLLGPSLEDLFNYCNRRFSLKSVLMLADQLINRVEYMHSKGFLHRDIKPDNFLMGLGRKANQVYIIDYGLAKKYRDLQTHKHIPYRENKNLTGTARYASVNTHLGVEQSRRDDLESLGYVLMYFLRGSLPWQGLKAGNKKQKYDRISEKKMLTPVEALCKSYPSEFVSYFHYCRSLRFEDKPDYSYLKRLFRDLFIREGYQFDYVFDWTILKYPQIVANPRQSSDRISGAIGPSFGRSERTSEIRDRFSGAVEAFARRNASGSGHHGDHSKHKSPDNALISSNKTVDSDNSRPTSHHGSTSKRAVLSSSRQGSTEHSEPRPSRTSRILSSSSQPASGQRVKQPVVDSRSSSISRAAVRGTHSESLLRSLDLLSLGAEKRK